The Streptomyces capitiformicae genome contains the following window.
GCCCGCTTCCTGGGCATGCACTTCTTCAACCCCGTGCCCGCCTCCGAACTGGTCGAGATCGTCGTCGCACCCGACACGGGAGCCGACACCCTCGACGCGGCCCTCGGCTGGACCCGTTGCCTCGACAAGAAGGACGTCGTCGTCCAGGACTCGCCCGGCTTCGCCAGCAGCCGCCTCGGCCTGGCCCTGGGCCTGGAGGCGATCCGCATGGTCGAGGAGGGCGTAGCGGAACCGGACGCGATCGACGACGCCATGCGGCTCGGCTACAAGCACCCCATGGGGCCGCTGCGCCTGACCGACCTGGTCGGACTCGACGTACGCCTCGCCATCGCCGAGCACCTGCACGCCACGCTCGGCGAGCGCTTCGCCCCTCCCCGGCTGTTGAGGGAGAAGGTCGCCCGTGGCGAGCTCGGCCGCAAGACCGGAAAGGGGTTCTACACGTGGGAATGAGCGCTACGAGCCGGCCTCCGGCCGACGAGACGCGGCACGGCGTCGGCTACACCCTGGACGGCGGCGTTGCCGTCATCGAACTCCGAAGGCCCTCCGCGGGAAACGCTCTGGACGTGTCGTTGCGCGCCGGACTGATCGCCGCCGTACGCCGGGTGCGCGGCGACGGCGACCTCGTCCGGGCGGTGCTGCTCACCGCCGAGGGCCGGCACTTCTGCGTCGGACAGGACCTCAAGGAGCACGCGCGAGCCCTGGAGAGCGCACCCGCCTCCGCCTTCGCCATCGTGCGGGACGAGTACAACCCGCTCGTCGAGGAACTGCACGCGCTGCCGCAGCCTGTGGTTGCTGCCGTCGAGGGCGCCTGCGTCGGCGCGGGGCTGGGGCTCGCGCTCTGTGCCGACTTGCGGGTCGTGGGAGCCGGTGCCCGCTTCTCGACCGCGTTCACCGGGATCGGCCTGGCCGCCGACAGCGGTCTGAGCGGGGCTCTGGCGCAGGCGGTCGGTCCGTCGTGGGCCGCCGCCCTGATGCTGCTCGGTGACCGCTTCGACGCCGAGGCGGCGTGCCAGTGGGGCCTTGTCCACAGCGTCGTGCCGGACGGCGTTGCCGCTGCGGAGGGCCTGGCCCTCGCCCAGCGTCTCGCTACCGGCCCCACGGCCGCGTATGCCGAGGTCAAGGCGCTGCTCCGGGCCCACGGGGCGCCTTTGCCGGTGGTGCTGGAGCGCGAGGCGGCGGCCCAGGAGCGGCTGGGCACGACCGAGGACCACCGGGCTGCTGTGCGGGCCTTTCTCGAAGGCCGGCAGCCGTCCTTCACCGGACACTGACCCGGCTGCCGCACTTGCCGGAACACGAACGCTCAACCATGATGTCGACCGAACGAACGGTCGGTCGGGAAGGTGGGGACAGATGACCGCGTCACACGTCGACGTGTCGGCGGTGGGCTGCGCAGGGTCGGAGCTGCAGGAGCACTTCGAGGCGACGATTGCCCGCGACCGGCGGATCGAGCCGCGCGACTGGATGCCGGACGGCTACCGCAAGACGCTGATCCGCCAGATCGCACAGCACGCCCACTCGGAGATCATCGGCATGCAGCCCGAGGGCGAGTGGATCACCCGGGCGCCCTCGCTGCGCCGCAAGGCGATCCTGTTCGCCAAGGTGCAGGACGAGGCCGGGCACGGGCTGTACCTGTACTCGGCGGCGGAGACGCTGGGTGCCGATCGCGCGGACCTGACGAACCGGCTGATCGAGGGCCGCCAGAAGTACTCGTCGATCTTCAACTACCCGACGCTGAGCTTCGCCGACGTCGGTGTGATCGGCTGGTTCGTGGACGGTGCGGCGATCTGCAACCAGGTGCCGCTGTGCCGGTCGTCATACGGGCCGTACGCGCGCGCGATGGTGCGGATCTGCAAGGAGGAATCGTTCCATCAGCGGCAGGGCTATGAGCTGCTGCTGACGATGATGCGCGGCACCGACGCGCAGCGCGCGATGGTGCAGGACGCGGTGAACCGCTGGTGGTGGCCGTCGCTGATGATGTTCGGCCCGCCCGACGACAACTCGCCCAACTCCGCGCAGTCGATGGCCTGGAAGATCAAGCGGCACAGCAACGACGAGCTGCGCCAGCGCTTCGTGGACATGACCGTCCCGCAGGCCGAGAAGCTCGGCGTCGCCCTGCCCGACCCCGAGCTGCGCTGGAACGCCGAGCGTGGCCACCACGACTTCGGCACCCCCGACTGGGCCGAGTTGACCAGGGTGATCTCCGGTGACGGGCCCTGCAACGCCGAGCGGGTCGCCCGGCGCCGGGCCGCCCACGAGGAGGGCGCCTGGGTCAGGGAGGCGGCCACCGCCCACGCCGCCAAGCAGGCGGCCCGTACGCAGAAGGGAGCGGTGGCATGACCACCGAGAAGGACAACTGGCAGCTGTACGAGGTGTTCGTGCGCGGCAAGCGCGGCCTCAACCACGTCCATGTGGGCTCGCTGCACGCGGCCGACGACCAGATGGCCCTCACCCACGCCCGCGACCTGTACACCCGGCGCAACGAGGGCGTGTCCATCTGGGTCGTGCGCTCGGAGCACATCGCCGCCTCCACCCGCGACGAGAAGGACCCCTTCTTCGAACCCAGCGCCGACAAGGTGTACCGCCACCCGACCTTCTACGACATCCCCGACGACGTCCCCCACATCTGAGGAGCAGGGCATGAGCGACGACCACGTCCACCTGACCCTCGCCGAGGGACACGAGGACGACACCCGCTGGGCCTACGGCACCGGCTTCGAGGACCCCCTGCACGGCGTGGACAGCGCGATACCCGACGGCATCGACACCGGCGAACTGGCCGCCGTCTGTGTCGCGCTGGCCGACGACGCCCTCGTCCTGGCGCAACGGCTGGCCCAATGGACCACCCGCGCCCCCGAGCTGGAGGAGGAGGTGGCGCTGGCCAACATCGGACTCGACCTGCTCGGCCAGGCCCGCCTGCTGTACTCCCGCGCCGGCCAGGTCGACGGCACCGACCGCGACGAGGACGCCTACGCCTACTTCCGCGACGCCGGCGACTTCCGCAACGTACGCCTCGCCGAACTCCCGGGTGGTGACTTCGCGTTCTGCGTCGCACGCCTGCTGGTGCTCTCCTCCTGGAGGCTCGCTCACTTCGAGCGGCTCACCGCCTCCGACGATCCGGTGCTCGCCGCGATCGCCGCCAAGGGCCTCAAGGAGCTGAGCTATCACCGGCAGTACGCCGCCGAGTGGGTCGTCCGCCTCGGCGACGGCACCGCCGAGTCGCATCACCGGATGCAGGACGCGCTGGAGCAGGTCGCGCCGTACCTGGACGAGCTGTTCACCGTGTACGACGTCGAGGACGAGGTCGGGGCGGTGCTGAAACAGGTCACGGAGGCGGCCGGAGTGCCCCTGCCGGTGTGCCGGCCGCTGCCCGGCGCCGGCCGCGACGGCGAGCACACCGAGCACCTCGCCCCACTGCTGGCCGAGCTGCAGAGCGTGGCCCGCGCCCACCCGGACGCGACATGGTGACCGTACTGACGGACGTGCGCCGCGCTCGGCACATCGCCGAGTGCGTGCCGGACCCCGAGTTGCCCATGCTCACCCTGGCCGACCTCGGTGTGCTGCGGGGCGTCGAGGTCGGTGAGGACGGGACGGTCGTCGTCAGCCTCACCCCGACCTACTCCGGCTGCCCGGCCATGGCCGAGATGCGCGCCGAAGTGGCCGCGCGCCTCACAGCCGCCGGATACGCGCATGTCCGGGTGCGCACAGTGCTCGATCCGCCCTGGACCACGGACTGGATCACACCGAGCGGCCGCCGCACCCTCGCCGAGCACGGCATCGCGCCCCCCGGACCGGCGCCGCGCCCCGCCCCCGGCCCGGTGCCGCTGACACTGTCCCCCACCCGCCCCGCGATTCCGTGCCCCCGGTGCGGCTCGGCGGACACGGAGGAGACCTCCCGCTTCGGCGCCACCTCCTGCAAGGCGCTGTGGCGCTGCCGCGCCTGCCGCGAACCCTTCGAGTACGTCAAGGAGATCTGATGGAGGACCTGCTGCCACCCGGCACCTCCGCCCCCACGCCCGTGCGGCGCCGCCGCCCGGCCTTCCACCACCTGCGCGTGGCCACCGTGCAGCGGCTGTGCGAGGACGCGGTCGCGGTCGGCTTCGACATCCCGGACGACCTGGCCGAGGAGTTCGCCTTCACCCCGGGCCAGTCGCTCACCCTGCGCCGCGAGGTCGACGGGCGGGACGAGCGGCGCTCCTACTCGATCTGTTCCCCGGTGGGCGCCCGGCCGCGCATCGGGGTGCGCGAAGTGCCCGGCGGGCTGTTCTCCTCCTGGCTGGTCCACGACGTACGGCCCGGTGACACCCTGGAGGTGATGGCCCCGACCGGTGCCTTCACCCCCGATCTCACCGCACCCGGCCACCACGTCCTCATCGCAGCGGGGTCCGGCATCACCCCCATGCTCTCCATCACCGAGTCGGTCCTCGCCGCCGACGACCGCTCGCGGGTCACGCTGTTCTACGGCAACCGCCGCACCGGCTCGGTCATGTTCGCCGACGAACTCGCCGACCTGAAGGACCTCCACCCGGTGCGTTTCCAGCTCGCCCACGTCCTCTCCCGCGAGCCCCGCGAGGCCGAGGTGCTCTCCGGCCGCCTGGACGCCGACCGCCTCTCCGCCCTCGTCGGCGGGCTGGTCGACGTCACCACCGCGGACCACTGGTGGCTGTGCGGACCCCACGGCATGGTCCGCGACGCCCAGCGGGTCCTGGCCGGCCTGGGGGTGCCCGACACCCGTGTCCACCAGGAGCTGTTCTACGCGGACGACGCGCCGGTACGGCAGACGCGGCGCGAGGAAGCCGCTGCCGAGGGTCCGGTCAGCAAGGTCACCGTCACGCTCGACGGCCGGTCCACCACTGCCGCGCTGCCGCGCGCGGCCACGGTGCTGGACGGCGCCCAGAAGATGCGCCCCGACCTGCCCTTCGCCTGCAAGGGCGGCGTGTGCGGCACCTGCCGCGCCCTGGTCACCGAAGGGGAAGCCGACATGCGCCGCAACTTCGCCCTCGAAGCCGCCGAGGTCGAGGCCGGCTATGTGCTGACCTGCCAGACCTTCCCCGTCTCCGAGACGCTGACCGTCGACTTCGACAGCTGAGGAAGCCCATGTCCGTCCACCTGGAAGTCGCCGAAGGCGTCGGCACGATCCGCCTCGACCGCCCGCCGATGAACGCCCTCGACATCGCCACCCAGGACCGGCTCGGCGAGCTTGCCGCGGAGGTGACCGAGCGCGACGACGTCCGGGCGGTCATCCTGTACGGCGGCGAGAAAGTGTTCGCGGCCGGCGCGGACATCAAGGAGATGGAGCTCGTCGACCACGCGGGCATGGTCAGGCGCTCGCGCCCGCTTCAGGACGCCTTCACGGCCGTCGCCCGCATCCCCAAGCCGGTCGTCGCCGCGATCACCGGTTACGCACTCGGAGGCGGCTGCGAGCTGGCCCTGTGCACCGACTACCGGATCGCCGCCGACAACGCCAAGCTCGGCCAGCCCGAGATTCTCCTCGGCCTGATCCCCGGCGCGGGCGGCACCCAGCGCCTGTCCCGGCTCGTGGGCCCCTCCAAGGCCAAGGACCTCGTCTTCACCGGCCGGATGGTCAAGGCCGATGAGGCTCTCCGGATCGGCCTGGTCGACCTCGTGGTTCCGGCCGCCGAGGTGTACGAGCAGGCGCGGGCCTGGGCCTCCCGGCTGGCCAAGGGCCCCGCACTCGCCCTGCGGGCCGCCAAGGAGTCGATCGACCAGGGCCTGGAGACCGACCTCGACACCGGTCTCACCATCGAGCGCAACTGGTTCGCGGGCCTGTTCGCGACAGAGGACCGCGAGCGGGGGATGCGCAGCTTCGTCGAGGAAGGCCCTGGCAGGGCGACGTTTCTCTGAATACTCCTTGGAATGGTTGGCTGTGTCGGTTTCCGCGGGAGTCGTTCGGCGATGACTTCAGGCGCAGACCTGACGAATCGTCACTCCCGCCTGTCAGAAGGCGGGGCGTCCGTGCCAGAACCAGACAGTGAAGGGTGGGTACGCGTGGACCACGGTGAGGACGAGATCCTGGCTGAAGAGCTTGCTGCTCTGGGGGCCGTGGTCGGGGGCAGCCGTCGCTTGACCCGGCTTGTGGCCAAACTGATGAGGAAGAATGTCCATGAGATCGACCTCGAGATGCCCCTGCCGTTCGATGATGCCGTCAGACGTGTCGCCAAAGTGCTTGGTCACGCCGGACGAGCGGTGGGGTCCATGCATGTCGAGCCTGGCGTGGACCAGGAGACGATCCGTGTCGTCACCAGCGGTGGCGCGGGCGGCATGAATCCCGTAGTGGTTACTGCGCTGGTGACAAAGGGCGGGATGGGCAGCTCGAAGGTCAGGCTTCGTGCAGCTGCCAAGGAAGGCTTGATCAAGCAGCGAGCGGGCGAGAAGACCGCCGCCCGTCTTGCGGGGTGGCTGAGCGAGTAGAGCAGATCCGGCATGAGGTGCTGCACACGGCCAAGATCCGGATCGTGTACTGCGGAAGACGGGGGCCACGACGGTGTCGCGGCAACGTCGTTCGCCTTCCCCGTTTCACATTCCAGCGTCGTCCAGCGCGAGAGGACGCCCTGAAGATGAACCGTTCCGGGTCTGATGGAGGCTCGATTCCCTGAGAGGATCGAGTCATGGGCAACTCGGCCGCCATTGACGACACGGGGTCGGTACGGCCCGCGATCAGCTCATGCCGCGGGCTCCCGGTCGTCAAGTCCCATACCCGCATTTCCCCGTCCCTGCTTCCTGCAACGGCGACCGTTCGCCCGCCGACAACCGCCGTCGTCACCGCCGTCACAGGACCACCGTGGCCGGCGAAAGCACGCAGGAACCGAGGGTCGGCAGCAGAGCCGCTCGCCCAGGCCGGATCACACTCCAGACCCGGCTCCGGATCGGGCTGTCCCGGCACATCTGCGCTCCCGAACCATGAGGCCAGCTCCGCATCACCCAGCCGTGCCGCATCCAGCGCCAGTATCTGCCGTCGCTGAACCGGTGCCACCGTCTGGTCACTTCCGCCGAAGTCCGGTACACCGCCGCCACGGCCCGACTCCACGGGTCGGCCATCCGGCCCAACAACTCGATGACACGAGTCGGTTCGGTGGTGAGCAGCAGACCGGGATCCGACAGCAAGGAACGCACTTCAAGCGGAATGTCCGCCGGTCTTTCGCTCACGGCACCGAGAACAGGATCCGGCGTGGACGCCGAGACATCCGCCGACCACGCGATGCCGACGAGCCTGGGCAGGGGATCGTGCACGGAAGATCTGCGCAGATGAAGCGGCTCGGCCGTAACGCCGCCGAACTCACCGCGCTCGCCGACCACCTCACCGCCCACGGCCTGGTCCTGGAGATGCTCGCCGGGCCCGAGAAGCTGCTGTTCGCGTTCTTCGCGGCGACGGCGGAGACCGAGCAGGAGAACATCCGGGTGTCGGCCCTGGAGAGGCGCGACACCGCGACCCCCAAGGGCAAGCACGGTGGTCGGCCGCAGGTCGTCACCGACGACATGCTCCACACCCTGCCGGAGCGCCGCCAGGGGCAAGGCCGGCGTCTGCGAGCCGTGTGCCGGGGGCCGAGGCGGGTGCCCGGGCCGGAGTTCACAGGAGCTGGTCGAGGGCGATGGCGAAAGCGGTGCTCGCCACGCGCGTGGGGGCTTGTGACCGTGCATGACAGTGCTTCAGCGCGGATTCGATGGTGGACGAGATGTCCTCGAAGATCGACTCATCGGAGATTTCCAGGTTGCCCTGCATCAGGAGGGCGAAGGTGCGTGCCATGCCGCAGTTGGCGATGAAGTCCGGAACGACGGCGACGCTGTGGTCCGCGTGTTCGTAGACGGGGCCGTAGAAGATCTCGGGGTCGGCGAACGGCACGTTGGCGCCGCTGGCGATGACTTCGAGGCCGTTCGCCGTCAGACGGTCGACGTGTTCGCGTGTGACAGACGTGACGCCGCGCAGGGGAAGAAGACCTCCGCGCCGGTGTCCCAGATGGTGTCGTTGACCTGGTCGAAGGGAACGAGGTCATCGGCCCGCAACGTGTTGCCCTGCTTGGCGAGGAACAGTTCGCGGACCTGCGCACCGGCGACCGGTGGCAGCCCGCCGATGGTCCTCCTGGGTCAGGCCACGACTCAACTCGGAACGGCCGTTCCAAGATAGCGGGCGAGGAAGTAACCCGGAACCCTCGTTTCAAGTTGGCGAAGTGAGGCATGCATGCCGGACATCAAGCACTTCGACCCGGACGCGGCCCTGGAGACGGTGTGCCGCCTGTTCTGGCGACAGGGTGTTGCCTCGACCGGGATCCAGGACGTGGTGACCGCGACCGGGCTCAACCGCTCCAGCCTGTATGCCACGTTCGGCGGCAAGCAGGAGCTCTACCTCGCCGCGCTGCGCCGCTACATGGAGCAACGGTCTCAGCCGATGTTCCGGCGCCTCGCGCAGGACGAGCGGGGACTGCCGGCCGTCTCCGAGTTCTTCGCGGGCCTGATCGAGGCGCGCTGCTCGGGCGAGTACGCCCGCTGGGGCTGCATGGTCTCCGACGCGCACGCCGGGGCCGAGAACAGCGATCCCGAGGTGCGCGCCGTCCTGGACCAGCATCACCGGGAGCTGCGGGACGCGCTGCACGCGGCTCTCGTCACCGCCGATGCTCAGGGACAGCTTGCCCCTGGCTGCGATCCGGGCGCCTGCGCCGACCTGCTGGCGCTGCTCGCGTACGGCGTCAACCTCCGCTCCCGCGCCGGAGCGGACGCACGCGACCTGAACAGGACGGTGACCACCGCCCTCGCCTCGCTCGGCGCCCGGGCGACGCCCTGATGACTCGTACCGGCCATCGCACCGGTCATCGCCGGGCCCTGCGTTCCGCCTCTTCCTTCACCGCGGCGAGCGATCCGGCGACCGTTGCCTCCCAGCGGGGGGCTACCAGGCCACCCCACCACTGGCCGAGGCGCCACAGGTCCGTAGAGAGTTCACCGGTGTATTCCAGCCGGGTCCTCGACCCCTGCTCGCCGAGCTCGAAGGACTCGGTGACGGCCGGGACGGGGCCGCGTACCAGCCGGAAGTCGACCCGCTCGGGGCTGCTCGGCCTGGGGCACCGGCGCATTGCCATGATCAGCGGCCCGGATCACCCCTTCTGCCTCGCCCGGCTGTTCGGTCACTCGTCGGCTCTCGCGGAAGCCGGCCTGCCGTTGGAACCCGGCCCGGTGGTAAAGACCCAGCTCACCC
Protein-coding sequences here:
- a CDS encoding 3-hydroxyacyl-CoA dehydrogenase family protein translates to MTSAPAVVGVIGGGRMGAGIAQSFATAGSAVTVVESGEQAAAAALDRVAAGLKRAAERGALAEPAEEVLARVTTVPSVDALPSHADLVVEAVPEDAALKARLLAAAEQAVSPGTVLASNTSSLSVTDLAAALTRPARFLGMHFFNPVPASELVEIVVAPDTGADTLDAALGWTRCLDKKDVVVQDSPGFASSRLGLALGLEAIRMVEEGVAEPDAIDDAMRLGYKHPMGPLRLTDLVGLDVRLAIAEHLHATLGERFAPPRLLREKVARGELGRKTGKGFYTWE
- a CDS encoding enoyl-CoA hydratase/isomerase family protein; its protein translation is MSATSRPPADETRHGVGYTLDGGVAVIELRRPSAGNALDVSLRAGLIAAVRRVRGDGDLVRAVLLTAEGRHFCVGQDLKEHARALESAPASAFAIVRDEYNPLVEELHALPQPVVAAVEGACVGAGLGLALCADLRVVGAGARFSTAFTGIGLAADSGLSGALAQAVGPSWAAALMLLGDRFDAEAACQWGLVHSVVPDGVAAAEGLALAQRLATGPTAAYAEVKALLRAHGAPLPVVLEREAAAQERLGTTEDHRAAVRAFLEGRQPSFTGH
- the paaA gene encoding 1,2-phenylacetyl-CoA epoxidase subunit PaaA; the encoded protein is MTASHVDVSAVGCAGSELQEHFEATIARDRRIEPRDWMPDGYRKTLIRQIAQHAHSEIIGMQPEGEWITRAPSLRRKAILFAKVQDEAGHGLYLYSAAETLGADRADLTNRLIEGRQKYSSIFNYPTLSFADVGVIGWFVDGAAICNQVPLCRSSYGPYARAMVRICKEESFHQRQGYELLLTMMRGTDAQRAMVQDAVNRWWWPSLMMFGPPDDNSPNSAQSMAWKIKRHSNDELRQRFVDMTVPQAEKLGVALPDPELRWNAERGHHDFGTPDWAELTRVISGDGPCNAERVARRRAAHEEGAWVREAATAHAAKQAARTQKGAVA
- the paaB gene encoding 1,2-phenylacetyl-CoA epoxidase subunit PaaB, whose amino-acid sequence is MTTEKDNWQLYEVFVRGKRGLNHVHVGSLHAADDQMALTHARDLYTRRNEGVSIWVVRSEHIAASTRDEKDPFFEPSADKVYRHPTFYDIPDDVPHI
- the paaC gene encoding 1,2-phenylacetyl-CoA epoxidase subunit PaaC, with product MSDDHVHLTLAEGHEDDTRWAYGTGFEDPLHGVDSAIPDGIDTGELAAVCVALADDALVLAQRLAQWTTRAPELEEEVALANIGLDLLGQARLLYSRAGQVDGTDRDEDAYAYFRDAGDFRNVRLAELPGGDFAFCVARLLVLSSWRLAHFERLTASDDPVLAAIAAKGLKELSYHRQYAAEWVVRLGDGTAESHHRMQDALEQVAPYLDELFTVYDVEDEVGAVLKQVTEAAGVPLPVCRPLPGAGRDGEHTEHLAPLLAELQSVARAHPDATW
- the paaD gene encoding 1,2-phenylacetyl-CoA epoxidase subunit PaaD, coding for MVTVLTDVRRARHIAECVPDPELPMLTLADLGVLRGVEVGEDGTVVVSLTPTYSGCPAMAEMRAEVAARLTAAGYAHVRVRTVLDPPWTTDWITPSGRRTLAEHGIAPPGPAPRPAPGPVPLTLSPTRPAIPCPRCGSADTEETSRFGATSCKALWRCRACREPFEYVKEI
- the paaE gene encoding 1,2-phenylacetyl-CoA epoxidase subunit PaaE, which gives rise to MEDLLPPGTSAPTPVRRRRPAFHHLRVATVQRLCEDAVAVGFDIPDDLAEEFAFTPGQSLTLRREVDGRDERRSYSICSPVGARPRIGVREVPGGLFSSWLVHDVRPGDTLEVMAPTGAFTPDLTAPGHHVLIAAGSGITPMLSITESVLAADDRSRVTLFYGNRRTGSVMFADELADLKDLHPVRFQLAHVLSREPREAEVLSGRLDADRLSALVGGLVDVTTADHWWLCGPHGMVRDAQRVLAGLGVPDTRVHQELFYADDAPVRQTRREEAAAEGPVSKVTVTLDGRSTTAALPRAATVLDGAQKMRPDLPFACKGGVCGTCRALVTEGEADMRRNFALEAAEVEAGYVLTCQTFPVSETLTVDFDS
- a CDS encoding enoyl-CoA hydratase/isomerase family protein; this encodes MSVHLEVAEGVGTIRLDRPPMNALDIATQDRLGELAAEVTERDDVRAVILYGGEKVFAAGADIKEMELVDHAGMVRRSRPLQDAFTAVARIPKPVVAAITGYALGGGCELALCTDYRIAADNAKLGQPEILLGLIPGAGGTQRLSRLVGPSKAKDLVFTGRMVKADEALRIGLVDLVVPAAEVYEQARAWASRLAKGPALALRAAKESIDQGLETDLDTGLTIERNWFAGLFATEDRERGMRSFVEEGPGRATFL
- a CDS encoding NAD-glutamate dehydrogenase encodes the protein MRGVTSVTREHVDRLTANGLEVIASGANVPFADPEIFYGPVYEHADHSVAVVPDFIANCGMARTFALLMQGNLEISDESIFEDISSTIESALKHCHARSQAPTRVASTAFAIALDQLL
- a CDS encoding TetR/AcrR family transcriptional regulator, producing the protein MPDIKHFDPDAALETVCRLFWRQGVASTGIQDVVTATGLNRSSLYATFGGKQELYLAALRRYMEQRSQPMFRRLAQDERGLPAVSEFFAGLIEARCSGEYARWGCMVSDAHAGAENSDPEVRAVLDQHHRELRDALHAALVTADAQGQLAPGCDPGACADLLALLAYGVNLRSRAGADARDLNRTVTTALASLGARATP